gcccactgcgTCGACACTGTTTTTCATACATCACCATGTCGCCCATGGTTTTCGACTCGGTGGCTCATACCAAATCATTCCGGTTGAGTCGAATCGTGGCCTGAGTCAAAGGCGAACGGGTGACTCATGGTTCTGACGCATACtagtccgagtcaactcggtcgaGTCGAACAGGAGTCGCCCATCTAGTCGGCAGTCCATGAGATGACGGGTAGAATGCTCCCCGGGTTCCGGCGATGATGACCGGCCAGGGAATACTAACCGTAGGATTCTCCGGATGAATGGCACATGTGTAGAGAGGCCCTTTTCCGAATCTCACACGCGCGAGTCCCAATCGGATTCCCGCTGTGAATGTTCGTCTACCTCCGTCTGGTCTCCTTCATTTCACCATCCTTTCCTTAAAAGTCCCACCCAAATGCTACCAAACTGCCAGAAAACACATCTTAAGAACGCAGTTGCTCGTTTCTTACATCTGCTCTCTTTAACacccctcatttctcaaacccttGCTATTTtaacatctctctttctctctcgatgACCACACCATCATCTACCGTCGAATCCTGCACCGTTGAAACTGCCGATGGCGCCAAGCTCCACACCCGAGTCTTCAAGCCCAAAGACCCCAAGGACAATTTGGTAATTGTGCTTGTCCATCCGTACTCCGTCTTGGGTGGCTGCCAAGGCCTGCTGAGAGGGATAGCCGTTGGTTTGGCGGAGAGAGGGTACACGGCCGTTACGTTTGATATGCGAGGTGCTGGTAGGTCTACTGGAAGAGCTTCTCTCACAGGCTCTGCTGAAATCCGCGATGTAATTGTTGTCTGCAAATGGGCTGTTGATAATCTGTTGGCCGATCGGATTCTGTTGGTGGGTTCTTCGGCAGGTACTATTTTTCTTCGATTCCTTTGGATTTTTGAGATTTTCTCttatgttttttcttcttcttctactttgtttttttttttttcctgcaaaaTGGATGTTTGATGGGTTTTGTTGAGTGGAAATTGAATTTAATGAAATGGATTGGATTTTCTGATGGAATTAGGAGTTTTATGAAATGGGTATTTGTTTATATGCGATGTTAGGGTTTTAAAACTACAttttgagatttatttttttttggtgtagATTGTATGCTTGATTGTGAGTTCATGAAATGGGTTCTTGTAATTAGAGGTTTGCTGGGCCCACGAG
This region of Magnolia sinica isolate HGM2019 chromosome 1, MsV1, whole genome shotgun sequence genomic DNA includes:
- the LOC131219717 gene encoding uncharacterized protein LOC131219717 produces the protein MTTPSSTVESCTVETADGAKLHTRVFKPKDPKDNLVIVLVHPYSVLGGCQGLLRGIAVGLAERGYTAVTFDMRGAGRSTGRASLTGSAEIRDVIVVCKWAVDNLLADRILLVGSSAGAAISGSAVDLVEQVVGYVSLGYPFGWTASILFGRHQKAILQSPKPKLFVMGTNDGFTSVKQLENKLKSVSGRVETHLLEGVGHFQMEGPAYDAQMVNLILQFIESL